One Rhizophagus irregularis chromosome 5, complete sequence DNA window includes the following coding sequences:
- a CDS encoding uncharacterized protein (SECRETED:cutsite_TTS-KV; SECRETED:prob_0.5097); SECRETED:SignalP(1-21) — translation MWQRFLGASSLVAVVAINTTSKVVHPPQDHHHHHTHHNKKEENHDYNHYNNQPHYHFTFSRNGQTENTDPINNTKSKKSKSNKRHTNKHYL, via the exons ATGTGGCAAAGATTTTTAGGAGCTTCTTCACTTGTCGCAGTTGTCGCGATAAATACTACTTCAAAAGTCGTTCATCCTCCACAGGatcatcatcaccatcatactcatcataataaaaa GGAAGAAAATCATGATTATAATCATTACAATAATCAACCTCATTATCATTTTACATTCTCAAGAAATGGTCAGACTGAAAATACTGATCCTATAAACAACACTAAATCAAAAAAGTCAAAATCCAACAAGCGACATACAAATAAACACTacttataa